A stretch of the Aegilops tauschii subsp. strangulata cultivar AL8/78 chromosome 4, Aet v6.0, whole genome shotgun sequence genome encodes the following:
- the LOC141022010 gene encoding uncharacterized protein, which yields MVEEPSAKRPRGEMSDQSTEVDDVQVPGQKHDYKVHLKEVDIHGKGKLDVVCTSNPEEADKMISRILKRVCGLYPQYIGVDVEPKSLRPFLNEDRFYTFVGFSIEGGKEMLRSSGLEINPDKYIDIQHKWRVPFKGRKRYHSLADVAGSVIHPFYKQMKDKIDRLEDHNLWGISPLPNYLIEYAAIDAYATYESWKRIENIREGLESAKEVEKNYDDPYYGY from the exons ATGGTGGAGGAACCATCTGCCAAGCGTCCTCGTGGCGAGATGTCCGACCAGAGCACCGAGGTCGACGACGTTCAGGTCCCCGGTCAGAAGCACGACTACAAAGTGCACCTCAAGGAGGTTGACATCCACGGCAAGGGAAAGCTGGATGTCGTATGCACCAGCAATCCCGAGGAAGCCGACAAGATGATCAGCAGGATCCTGAAGAGGGTTTGCGGCTTGTACCCTCAGTACATCGGCGTTGATGTCGA GCCCAAGAGCCTGCGCCCGTTCCTAAATGAGGACAGGTTCTACACCTTTGTCGGCTTCAGTATTGAAGGTGGCAAAGAGATGCTGCGAAGTTCTGGTTTGGAGATCAACCCTGACAAGTACATCGACATCCAGCACAAATGGAGAGTTCCTTTCAAGGGAAGAAAGCGGTACCACTCTTTGGCTGATGTTGCAGGGAGCGTGATCCACCCATTCTACAAACAGATGAAGGATAAGATTGATAGGCTTGAAGACCATAATCTGTGGGGGATCAGCCCACTGCCAAATTACCTCATTGAGTATGCAGCCATAGATGCGTACGCCACCTACGAGTCGTGGAAGAGAATTGAAAACATCAGAGAAGGTCTGGAGAGTGCAAAAGAGGTAGAGAAGAATTATGACGATCCTTACTACGGATACTAG